In one window of Maribacter dokdonensis DSW-8 DNA:
- a CDS encoding TetR/AcrR family transcriptional regulator, with the protein MKEKIRNTASQLFLERGFKSITMDDIANEIGMSKKTIYSEYENKTSLVEDCVMAKFCVLSEGIDLIIAMEKNAIEELYEIKRFVMSHLNNEKSSPQYQLMKYYPKIHKSLKLMQFEKMHKCVLLNVERGLAQGLFRDNVNPEFVARIYFSGMNTIKDQNIFPLDLFPISELMDSFLEYHIRGIVTPKGKTILNNIINSNQE; encoded by the coding sequence ATGAAAGAAAAAATACGGAATACGGCATCACAGCTATTCTTGGAACGCGGTTTTAAAAGTATAACAATGGATGATATTGCCAATGAAATAGGCATGTCCAAAAAAACGATCTACAGCGAATATGAAAATAAGACTTCGCTTGTTGAAGATTGCGTTATGGCTAAGTTTTGTGTTTTAAGTGAGGGTATAGATCTAATAATAGCTATGGAAAAGAATGCTATTGAAGAATTATATGAGATCAAAAGATTTGTAATGTCCCATTTGAACAACGAAAAAAGCTCTCCTCAATACCAATTAATGAAATACTACCCTAAAATCCATAAATCGCTAAAACTTATGCAATTTGAAAAAATGCATAAGTGTGTGCTTTTAAATGTAGAAAGAGGGTTAGCTCAAGGGCTTTTTAGAGATAATGTAAATCCTGAATTTGTAGCCCGAATATATTTTAGCGGAATGAACACCATTAAAGATCAGAATATTTTTCCTTTAGACCTTTTTCCTATATCTGAACTTATGGATTCATTTTTGGAATATCATATACGAGGTATAGTTACTCCTAAAGGGAAAACCATATTAAATAACATCATCAATTCAAATCAAGAATAA